In Lates calcarifer isolate ASB-BC8 linkage group LG4, TLL_Latcal_v3, whole genome shotgun sequence, a genomic segment contains:
- the dspa gene encoding desmoplakin-A isoform X1, with amino-acid sequence MSMYGSSSRLATMGQRSNSRPDLASPSFRNDVFVGGNGFQGEYQAGDGGYTYTTSYSRHSVHGGGPGQKVYVSKAGGPIGGGGGMSVQAIHQKSTFLTHQCHEYLQRAKMILQAGGPVVEVEKLLSMAGESLEQLKLCGRELQQMRVPSDVFRNVEQIQHLYVTIEQQLVTGVGGRPNRGSVGSLEGGRIFNDAMAWIAQQKRMIETAPWGDDSETIEKQILSHNKTHSSIQRSQEVDRARDELRGDKYNLSILEQEWDSLQKMSHSRLGQLRDLQNIIEEISRAIMWVNDKEEEELVFDWGDRNIDQYIPKKEESYSRLMRDLEEKEKELNKLKVKADGLLNNNHPASDKIEAYMDTLQTQWSWLLQITKCIHVHLKENAAYSQFFKEANETYSKLQKQHETIRSKFTCDKNTHLDNLIELLKNLEKEREQILENKRQVQSLVNKSKSIVRLKPRNPEEKTTSPVIVQALCDFKQDQKGILKGNEGILKDNSQRSKWLVTGPGGLDMLIPSVCLLIPPPNPLSIGLANKNEQYYEAIMGIWNQLYINIKSLISWQYCLKDINYINSLTVSMLSKMRPDEYRNVIKRLETHYQEFIRTSQGSELFGEEDKKTIQGHVDKAQNHYDTLIIQLPAYVVSKGDEGAKTEPPKQPSTPKIPKATAAKVQTTAPTTSSTLSLTLLSSLQEIRRRLELAESGLTSHLHVPLGENSVHECSVHIQRLQTVHQDLDSIHDEYLCLREKIIKQLEGIPADSEQAKFLRSELEIINQKLGGLQGLYSAYLQRLSALKALLQSLIQAEDIIKVHEARLTEKETTSLDLREVENYRSTLKQMKSDLEQKRDLLTAMESDLSKAVHWNDQISESFHKCDVDLSKYSDLVSQMSDRWRRIQTQIDSRMWDLEKQEKQLQHYQQSSTSLEQWIDNARNRQDTLQMVKLSDIQTLMDHLNQQKALHTEIKGKKEKVEDVQKNADTCAASIKDYELQLASYSSGLETLLNIPIKRTMLHSPASVVRQEAADLQSRYIELLTRSSDYYKFLGELLKNMEELKMRNTKIDMLEEQLRRLKEDLQDRSEKNKSLEDALARYKLELTESRGQLISMEEVQRTKAAQVNAAKESLDSTHSQLQELNEQLTRIKYQLDEEKRKRRLAEERYTSQQEEYEGAVRRRQKELEELNWTKIDLEKTVKDKERELERMKILLEEEAARRRNAESDISKVRTQCTQEVNQLKQTYEKEIHVTKTTILKASQQKDEDTAELRLQVDRLTAEKRDLEDELRRLRQSITHTEEQKSRAEQEASQQRASVAQETRIRSELEVQLRTLMQQRGEDELKLREATKNNQEKSRQISVLTFNLDEEGKKRRALELEINHLKQAEAELKAKNTSYLEAINKLKVSEQEIHITRVELEKQTSEKTKVEQSSARLQSRIRELQCSLDGMEAELEKQKKTNQEEFTRRKRMEAELERMTHTCREHTTTINTLKSVQLEATNSGRKYEQDLRALQEALDKSLREHKITKEEMAAVTAELKTLKQKLMQEQARIHELNQRNESLYKTIEEKSRQLNEYTTEVEKLKTLTQNLTRERLRLEEELRAVRQERDELKLSKDTIDGESATQISSLHVQLQSSTKRTSELQALINDLTQEREKLKLEIDKFQKQSIETSIMVHESKSQYSELLLEKESLLSKLKLLEGDKNRHQRIEEELARIKVTLETELRNKQHLQDEKNAILKDFNYMKSQYELRDSQIRQCESDRDKADREKLSLKNEIEKLMRELKSVEERYKSRLLSSEKEVSDLALKRDALEREIQRLQQRPSTLNKQTQTDEKIPTIDPSKLLFDGVRRKVTAHQLFDCGIISKTTLDQLLKGRKTVDEVAVDIQLSLKGTGVIAGMTTASQGKMPFTEAKNKKLLSPESALMLLEAQAATGYIVDPAFNEKMPVDTACSRGIVDTEDRDILVTAEAASTGFKDPYSGKVLSVGQACKQGRIDKDTAVRLLQAQESVGGILDPVLSVFLPKDLALDRNLIDEELYRALNKKPSCYLDPATGEKISYTDLRKKCTVEPVSGLLLLRGPEKPMTVKGIRGEVSVTELIKSELLDENDLAKLNQGKLTSKDIEDKLRSYLYGSTCIAGIYDEASDRILPFYQAMKEGLLMRGTTLELLEAQAASGFIVDPVNNVFLTVEEATKRGLVGKEFKNKLLSAEKAVIGYTDPATGKTISLFQAIEKDLIEKGHGIRLLEAQIASGGIIDPKESHRIDVAVAYKRGYFDEEMNEILTYEGDDTKGFFDPNTKDNLTYLQLKDRCITNSKTGLILLPLKDKRKPKMSQESRTNILRKRRVVIVDPDTGLEMSVREAYHRELIDYDTFLDLSEQECEWEEITIKGSDGSARLVIVDRKTGIQYDIQDCLERGIIDQRSLDQYRTGKLTLTQFADQISSRTSGSEMMISASNVDDMVTCSSPTQATPSSPTVRRRFSSISITVSPPEMFDDQSPVAAIFDTETLEKITIPEGLRRGIVDTITAQRLLEAQACTGGIINPATGERLSLQDAVHQSIIDDSMATKLKPAQKAYAGFEDVKTKRKISAAEAVKETWLPYEAGQRFLEFQYLTGGLIEPGTGRRITIEEAIRRGWLDGQGAQKLQDTRNHQKNLTCPKTKLKISYKEAMDSCMVEESNGMKMLQATSISSKGISSPYNVSNPGSRSGSRAGSRTGSRSGSRRGSVDYSSTYTYSFSSSSATYSS; translated from the exons ATGAGTATGTACGGCTCTTCTTCGAGACTGGCCACCATGGGCCAGAGAAGTAATTCGCGACCGGATTTGGCGAGTCCGAGCTTTCGAAACGACGTGTTCGTCGGTGGAAACGGCTTCCAGGGGGAATACCAAGCAGGGGACGGCGGCTACACCTACACCACCTCTTACTCCAGGCACTCCGTACACGGCGGGGGGCCCGGACAGAAAGTGTACGTTAGCAAGGCTGGGGGCCCaattggtggtggtggtggaatgAG tgtacAGGCGATTCATCAAAAATCCACATTTCTGACCCACCAGTGTCACGAATACCTGCAGAGAGCGAAGATGATTCTCCAGGCT GGGGGTCCAGTGGTTGAGGTGGAGAAATTGTTGAGCATGGCTGGAGAATCCTTGGAACAGCTGAAGCTCTGTGGCCGAGAGCTGCAGCAAATGCGTGTACCCAGCGATGTCTTCAGAAA TGTAGAGCAGATCCAGCACTTGTACGTTACTATCGAACAGCAGCTTGTCACTGGCGTGGGCGGGAGACCAAACAGGGGCAGCGTTGGCTCCCTTGAGGGAGGGAGGATCTTTAATGATGCCATGGCCTGGATTGCCCAACAGAAG CGTATGATTGAGACAGCGCCGTGGGGGGACGACTCAGAAACCATAGAAAAACAAATCCTAAGCCACAACAAAACCCACAGCTCTATCCAGAGGAGTCAGGAAGTAGACCGTGCCAGAGATGAACTG aGGGGCGACAAGTACAACCTCTCTATCCTGGAACAAGAATGGGACAGCTTGCAG AAAATGTCCCACAGCCGTCTTGGTCAGCTGCGTGACCTTCAAAACATCATTGAGGAGATCTCTCGGGCCATCATGTGGGTGaatgacaaagaggaggaggagcttgtGTTTGACTGGGGAGACAGGAACATCGACCAGTACATTCCCAAGAAAGAAGAAAGTTACTCA aggTTGATGAGGGacctggaggagaaggagaaggagctAAACAAGTTGAAGGTGAAAGCAGATGGACTCCTGAACAACAACCATCCTGCCTCCGATAAGATTGAA GCCTACATGGATACCTTGCAGACCCAGTGGAGCTGGCTTCTTCAGATTACCAAGTGTATCCATGTTCATTTGAAGGAGAACGCTGCCTACAGCCAG TTTTTCAAGGAGGCCAATGAGACCTATTCCAAGCTGCAGAAGCAGCATGAGACTATCCGAAGCAAGTTTACCTGCGACAAGAACACCCACCTGGATAACCTCATTGAACTCCTGAAAAACCTGGAG aaagagagggaacaaATTCTGGAAAATAAGAGACAGGTCCAAAGCCTGGTCAACAAGTCTAAGTCCATTGTCAGGCTGAAACCTCGCAACCCTGAGGAGAAGACCACCAGCCCTGTCATAGTCCAGGCCTTATGTGACTTTAAACAAGACCAG AAAGGGATTTTAAAAGGGAATGAGGGCATCCTGAAGGACAACTCGCAGCGCAGCAAGTGGCTTGTGACGGGACCTGGAGGTCTGGACATGTTGAttccctctgtttgtctgctcATCCCCCCACCAAACCCACTCAGCATTGGCCTCGCCAACAA GAATGAGCAGTATTATGAAGCCATCATGGGCATCTGGAATCAGCTCTACATCAACATCAAGAGTCTCATCTCGTGGCAGTATTGCCTCAAAGACATCAATTACATTAACTCTCTCACTGTCAGCATG CTGTCCAAGATGCGTCCTGACGAGTACCGCAATGTCATCAAAAGACTGGAGACTCACTACCAAGAGTTCATTCGTACCAGCCAGGGATCTGAGCTGTTTGGGGAGGAGGACAAGAAAACCATCCAAGGCCACGTTGATAAAGCCCAGAACCACTATGATACACTGATTATCCAGCTGCCTGCTTACG TAGTCAGTAAAGGGGACGAAGGGGCGAAGACTGAACCCCCAAAGCAGCCTTCGACACCCAAGATCCCAAAGGCCACTGCCGCCAAGGTCCAAACTACAGCTCCCACAACCAGTTCTACCCTCAGCCTTACCCTGCTCAGCAGTCTGCAAGAAATTCGACGCAGGCTGGAGCTGGCTGAGTCTGGTCTCACCAGTCATCTCCATGTTCCCCTGGGGGAAAACAGTGTGCACGAGTGCTCAGTGCACATCCAGAGGCTGCAG ACTGTGCACCAAGATTTGGACTCTATTCATGATGAGTACCTGTGCCTAAGAGAAAAGATTATAAAGCAACTGGAGGGGATACCTGCAGACTCTGAGCAAGCCAAGTTCCTCCGCTCTGAACTAGAAATCATCAACCAGAAACTCGGAGGCCTGCAGGGTCTCTACTCAGCCTACCTTCAGAG ACTGTCGGCTCTTAAGGCCTTGCTCCAGAGTCTTATCCAGGCCGAGGATATCATTAAAGTCCATGAGGCCCGGCTCACAGAGAAGGAGACCACCTCTCTGGATCTTCGGGAGGTGGAAAACTATCGAAGCACACTAAAG CAAATGAAGAGTGATCTGGAGCAAAAAAGAGACCTGCTGACAGCTATGGAGTCTGACTTGAGTAAAGCTGTGCACTGGAATGATCAAATCTCTGAGTCCTTCCACAAGTGTGATGTGGATTTGTCCAAATACTCAGACCTGGTGAGTCAGATGTCTGACCGCTGGCGCCGCATCCAAACCCAGATTGATAGCAG AATGTGGGACTTGGAGAAGCAggagaaacagctgcagcattaTCAGCAGAGCAGCACTTCCCTGGAACAGTGGATAGACAATGCCAGGAACCGGCAGGACACCCTTCAGATGGTTAAGCTCAGTGACATCCAGACTCTAATGGACCATCTCAACCAACAGAAG GCACTTCACACtgaaattaaaggaaagaaagagaaagtagaGGATGTGCAGAAAAATGCAGACACCTGTGCTGCATCCATAAAG GACTATGAACTGCAGCTGGCTTCCTACAGTTCAGGCCTGGAAACTCTGCTTAATATTCCTATCAAGAGAACAATGCTGCACTCCCCCGCCTCTGTGGTCAGACAAGAG GCGGCTGACCTCCAGTCCCGCTACATAGAGCTTCTGACTCGCTCTAGTGACTACTACAAGTTCCTAGGGGAGCTGCTGAAGAACATGGAAGAGCTGAAG ATGAGGAACACCAAGATTGACATGCTGGAGGAGCAACTGAGACGTCTGAAGGAGGACCTCCAGGATCGTAGTGAGAAAAACAAGTCTCTGGAGGATGCTTTGGCCCGCTACAAACTGGAGCTCACTGAGTCAAGGGGTCAGCTCATTTCTATGGAGGAAGTGCAGAGAACCAAAGCAGCACAAGTTAATGCTGCCAAGGAAAGCCTGGACAGCACACACAGCCAGCTTCAAGAACTTAATGAGCAACTGACCCGCATTAAATACCAGCTggatgaggagaagaggaaaagaaggttGGCAGAGGAGCGCTACACAAGCCAGCAAGAAGAGTATGAGGGGGCTGTTCGCCGCAGACAGAAAGAACTGGAAGAGCTCAACTGGACGAAGATTGACTTAGAGAAGACCGTGAAGGACAAGGAACGTGAactggagaggatgaagataCTGCTAGAAGAGGAGGCGGCACGTCGACGAAATGCTGAATCAGATATCTCAAAGGTAAGAACACAGTGCACCCAGGAGGTTAATCAACTTAAGCAGACATATGAAAAAGAGATCCACGTTACCAAGACCACGATCTTGAAAGCCTCACAACAGAAAGACGAAGATACAGCAGAGCTCAGATTGCAAGTTGACAGACTCACTGCTGAGAAGAGAGATCTAGAGGATGAGCTGAGAAGATTGAGACAGTCTATTACtcacacagaggagcagaaaagcagagcagagcaggaagcCAGCCAGCAGAGGGCCTCAGTGGCACAAGAAACAAGGATCCGTAGTGAGCTGGAGGTGCAGCTGAGAACCCTcatgcagcagagaggagaggatgagctCAAACTAAGGGAAGCCACCAAAAACAATCAGGAAAAGTCTAGGCAGATCAGCGTGCTAACATTTAATCTGGatgaggaggggaagaagaggagagctCTCGAATTAGAAATTAATCACCTGAAACAAGCTGAGGCAGAGCTGAAGGCAAAGAACACCTCCTATCTGGAGGCAATTAACAAGCTTAAAGTGTCTGAGCAGGAGATTCACATTACCCGAGTGGAGCTGGAGAAGCAAACCAGTGAGAAAACCAAAGTTGAGCAGAGTTCTGCCAGGTTGCAGAGCCGTATTCGGGAACTTCAGTGTTCTCTGGATGGGATGGAGGCTGAGTTGGAGAAGCAAAAGAAGACAAACCAAGAGGAGTTCACACGTAGAAAGAGAATGGAGGCAGAGCTTGAGAGAATGACACATACCTGCAGAGAGCACACCACCACAATTAATACACTGAAATCTGTTCAACTAGAGGCTACTAACTCTGGAAGGAAGTACGAGCAGGACCTTAGGGCCCTCCAGGAGGCTTTGGACAAGAGCCTGAGGGAGCATAAAATCACCAAGGAGGAAATGGCAGCTGTAACAGCTGAGCTGAAGACATTGAAACAGAAGCTCATGCAGGAACAGGCCCGAATTCATGAGCTCAACCAACGTAACGAGAGCCTATATAAGACCATTGAGGAGAAGAGCCGCCAGCTTAATGAATACACCACAGAGGTTGAAAAGctgaagacactgacacagaaCCTGACAAGGGAGAGACTGAGGTTGGAAGAGGAGCTGAGGGCAGTTagacaggagagagatgaaCTGAAGCTTTCCAAAGATACTATAGATGGAGAGAGTGCCACTCAGATTTCATCGTTACATGTCCAGCTTCAGAGTAGCACCAAGAGGACATCGGAGCTCCAGGCTCTCATCAATGACCTGAcccaggagagagaaaagcttAAATTGGAAATAGACAAATTCCAAAAGCAATCGATTGAG ACATCCATCATGGTGCATGAGTCCAAGAGCCAATACAGTGAACTGTTGCTGGAGAAGGAGAGTTTGCTATCCaagcttaaactgctggaggGAGACAAGAATCGCCATCAGCGCATTGAAGAGGAGCTCGCTCGCATCAAGGTCACACTAGAGACTGAGCTCCGCAACAAACAGCATCTGCAGGATGAAAAGAATGCCATCCTCAAGGATTTCAACTACATGAAGAGCCAGTATGAGCTTAGAGACAGTCAGATTAGGCAGTGTGAATCGGACAGAGACAAGGCTGATCGCGAGAAGCTCTCACTGAAGAATGAGATTGAAAAGCTCATGAGGGAGCTGAAGAGTGTTGAGGAGAGGTACAAGAGCAGGCTGTTGAGCTCTGAAAAGGAGGTGTCAGATCTAGCTCTGAAGAGAGATGCCCtggagagagagatacagaggcTACAGCAGAGACCTAGCACTCTGAACAAGCAGACTCAGACAGATGAGAAGATCCCAACCATTGATCCATCCAAGCTGCTCTTTGATGGGGTACGCCGCAAAGTCACTGCCCACCAGCTTTTCGACTGTGGTATAATCAGTAAAACCACTCTAGACCAGCTCCTAAAGGGACGAAAGACAGTAGATGAGGTAGCTGTGGACATCCAACTTAGTCTAAAGGGTACTGGCGTTATTGCTGGCATGACAACAGCGTCTCAAGGGAAAATGCCATTCACTGAAGCCAAAAACAAGAAACTCCTCAGCCCAGAGAGCGCCCTCATGCTTTTGGAAGCTCAAGCAGCAACAGGCTACATAGTGGACCCTGCATTTAATGAAAAGATGCCCGTGGATACTGCCTGTTCCAGGGGGATTGTagacacagaagacagagacaTCTTGGTGACAGCTGAAGCAGCTAGCACAGGCTTCAAAGATCCATACAGTGGCAAAGTGTTATCCGTGGGTCAGGCTTGCAAACAGGGCCGCATAGACAAAGACACAGCTGTCCGCTTGCTACAGGCTCAGGAGTCTGTGGGAGGCATACTGGATCCTGTTCTGAGTGTGTTCCTTCCAAAGGATCTGGCCTTGGATCGCAATCTTATTGATGAGGAGCTCTACAGGGCTTTGAACAAAAAACCTAGCTGCTACCTGGATCCTGCAACTGGAGAGAAGATAAGTTATACTGACCTTAGGAAGAAATGTACAGTGGAGCCTGTTTCTGGCTTGCTTCTGCTCCGTGGTCCAGAAAAGCCCATGACAGTAAAAGGTATCCGTGGTGAAGTCTCTGTCACAGAGCTCATCAAATCTGAACTGCTGGATGAAAATGACTTGGCGAAGCTCAACCAGGGCAAGCTCACCAGCAAAGACATTGAGGACAAGCTGAGGTCTTACCTCTATGGCTCCACGTGTATTGCAGGGATCTATGACGAGGCCAGTGATCGAATCCTGCCTTTCTATCAAGCAATGAAGGAAGGTCTGCTCATGAGAGGAACCACACTGGAGCTTCTTGAGGCCCAAGCTGCTTCTGGCTTCATTGTTGATCCAGTCAACAATGTCTTCCTCACGGTGGAGGAAGCCACAAAGAGAGGCCTGGTCGGGAAAGAGTTTAAGAACAAATTGTTGTCTGCAGAGAAGGCAGTAATTGGATACACAGACCCAGCAACAGGAAAGACAATCTCCCTCTTCCAGGCCATTGAGAAAGATCTTATTGAGAAAGGTCATGGAATCCGTCTACTTGAGGCCCAGATTGCCAGCGGTGGGATTATTGACCCCAAAGAGAGCCACCGTATTGATGTCGCTGTTGCCTATAAAAGGGGGTATTTTGATGAAGAGATGAATGAAATCCTAACTTATGAAGGAGATGACACAAAAGGGTTCTTTGACCCAAATACCAAGGATAACCTGACATATCTTCAGCTGAAGGACAGGTGCATCACAAATTCCAAAACAGGCCTGATACTCCTGCCACTCAAAGACAAAAGGAAGCCCAAGATGTCGCAGGAAAGCCGTACCAATATCCTCCGCAAGAGGCGGGTTGTGATAGTTGACCCAGACACTGGGCTGGAGATGTCAGTGAGGGAGGCCTATCACAGGGAGCTGATTGACTACGACACCTTCCTGGACCTGTCAGAGCAGGAATGTGAGTGGGAAGAAATAACTATTAAGGGGTCAGATGGCTCTGCGCGTTTGGTGATAGTGGACAGGAAAACAGGAATCCAGTATGACATCCAGGACTGTCTGGAGCGTGGTATCATTGACCAGAGGTCTTTGGATCAGTATCGCACTGGAAAGTTAACCTTGACCCAGTTTGCTGACCAAATTTCCAGCAGAACTAGCGGATCTGAGATGATGATTTCAGCCAGCAATGTTGATGACATGGTCACTTGCAGCAGCCCCACCCAGGCCACACCATCGTCTCCTACCGTCCGTAGACGCTTCAGCAGTATTTCTATTACTGTCTCTCCCCCAGAGATGTTTGATGACCAGAGCCCTGTGGCAGCCATATTTGATACAGAGACCTTGGAGAAGATAACTATTCCTGAAGGGCTCCGAAGAGGCATAGTTGACACAATTACAGCACAGAGGTTGCTTGAGGCACAGGCATGCACAGGTGGTATTATCAACCCTGCTACTGGTGAGAGACTGTCACTGCAGGATGCTGTCCATCAGAGCATCATTGATGACAGCATGGCAACTAAGCTGAAACCTGCTCAGAAAGCCTACGCTGGTTTCGAGGATGTGAAGACTAAAAGAAAGATTTCCGCAGCAGAAGCAGTAAAGGAGACATGGCTGCCTTATGAGGCAGGTCAGAGATTTTTGGAGTTTCAGTACCTAACAGGTGGCCTGATCGAACCTGGCACTGGACGTCGCATTACCATCGAAGAGGCTATCCGCAGGGGGTGGCTTGATGGTCAGGGGGCCCAGAAGCTACAAGATACACGGAACCACCAGAAGAACCTAACCTGTCCTAAGACGAAACTGAAGATCTCCTACAAGGAAGCCATGGACAGCTGCATGGTGGAGGAGAGCAATGGTATGAAGATGCTGCAGGCCACCTCCATATCCTCTAAGGGAATCAGCAGCCCTTACAATGTCTCTAACCCAGGATCTCGCTCAGGGTCCAGGGCCGGTTCCCGTACTGGCTCCAGAAGCGGATCTCGTAGAGGCAGTGTGGATTACTCCTCCACTTACACCTAcagcttctcctccagcagcgCCACCTACAGCTCTTAA